ATGCCGAGGCTCATGTTCACCACGGCGGGAGTGGTGCCGTTCTGCGCCACCCACTCCATCGAGCTGACCGTGGCCGAGTCCGGAGCGCTGCCACCGCAACCGAGCGAGCGCACCGCGACGATGTCCACCTTCTTGGCAAGGCCGTAGGTCTTGCCGCCGATGGTGCCCGCCACATGGCTGCCGTGCCCGTTGCAGTCCTGCGCCTCGGAGTCGTCGTCCACGAAGTCGTAGCCGTAGCTCGCCCGGCCTTCCCACTCCGGGTTGGACGGCGCGATCCCGGTGTCGATCACGTACGCGGTGATGTCCGATGCCGTGTTGTTGTAGGTGTACGAATCGTCCAGTGTGGACTCACGCTGGTCCACCCTGTCCTGCCCCCAGGACGGCGGATTCGGCTGGGTGTCCGCGATCCGGGTGGTTCCGTCCTCGTACACCGTGCGTACCGCGGGGTCCGCCGCCAGCCGCTTGGCCTCACCCTGCGACAGCTGCCGCACCGAGAAGCCCTGGATGGTCGCGGTGTAGGTGTCGTTCAGCGCACCGCCGTAGCGCTGCGCCAGCGAGGCCGCGGCCTGCTCGATCGCCTCCGGGCTGGAGGTGGCCTGCACGCCGTCCTTCAGCACCACGATGTAGCTGCCCTTGACGTGCTGGTCGGCCTGCACGATCTCGCCGCCTGCGGGCTCGGCTGCCACCGGGCCCGCCGCACCGATGGCCATCGCGAAGGCGGCACCGGCGACCCCGGTCGCGCGCAGCAGCCCGCGTCTCGAGGTTCTTCTCTCGACTCTCATCTCATTCCTCTCCGGCCGGGGCACGATCAGAACTGGATGCCGAAGCTGTCGATGTGCCCGGTGTCGTAGGAGTAGGTGTCCTGCACCCGCAGCTGCCAGGTGCCGTTCTTCGTCTCGGACGAGGTGTCCACCCGGTAGGTCTCGTTCACATCGTCCGAGCTGTCCCAGCCGGGCTGCTTCAGGTTGTAGGCGGTGCCGCTCGGGCCGATCAGGTCGATCCGCAGGTCACCGACGTAGGTGTGCTTGATCGCCACCGCGACCTGGGTGCCGGTGGTGCCGTTGCCCTCGCAGCCGGTCACCTCCAGCGTGCTGGTCACCGCGTCACCGTTGTCCGGAATGGACACGTCGTCACCATTGGTGCCGCCGTCACAGGTCGGGTCGGGGTCGCCGCCACCGTCATTCAGGTAGCTGATGTTCAGCAGCTCGTTCGGCGAGCCGAACCCGACGTCGCTCAGGACGCCGGACAGGGCGTTGTCCACCAGCGCGTCCCGCACCTGCTGCGGGCTCGCCGAGGGGTTCTCCGCGAGGTGCAGGGCCGCGGCACCGGCCACGTGCGGGGTCGCCATCGAGGTGCCGTTGATCGTGTTGGTGGCGCTGTCACCGGTGTACCAGGCGGACTTGATGTCACTGCCAGGGGCGAAGATGTCAAGGCAGCTGCCGTAGTTGGACTCCGCGCCGGGGATCTCCGGCCAGGTGGAGCGCTCGTCGTCCTGGTTGGAGGCACCCACGGTGATCGCTTCCTCGGTCCGCGCGGGCGAGGAGTTGCAGGCGTCCTCACCCGAGTTGCCCGCGGCCACCGCCATCTGCACGCCCGCGTCGATCACGCCACGCACGGCGTTGTCCACCGAACTGCTGGCGCCACCGCCAAGGCTCATGTTGCCGATCGAAGGGCCGCTGGCGTTGTCGGCCACCCAGTCCAGCGCGTCGATGATGCCCGCGTACGAACCACGGCCGTCGCAGCCGAGTACCCGCACGCCGACGATGTCGACCTGCTTGGCCACCCCGTAGGTGCTGCCGCCGATGGTGCCCGCCACATGCGTGCCGTGCCCGTTGCAGTCGTTGGCCACCGGGTCGTTGTCCACGAAGTCGTAGCCGTTGCTGGCCCGGTTGCCGAACTCGTTGTGGCTGATCCGCACCCCGGTGTCCAGGACGTAGGCGGTGACGCCGCTGCCCGCGCTGTCCGGGTAGGTGTAGGAGTCGTCTCCCGGCAGGTTCTCCTGGTCCAGCCGGTCCAGGCCCCACTCCGGGTTGTCCTGGGTACCGCTGGCGTAGGCGTAGGCGTTCTGCTCGACATAGGCGACATCGGGGTCGGCGGCCAGCCGCAGGGCGTCCCGCTCGGACATCTTCGCCGAGAAGCCGCGCAGCACCGTGCCGTAGGTCCGGTCGAGGGCACCCTGGTACTTCCCGGCGAGCCGCTCCGCGGTGGCTTCGACGGCCTGGGTGGAGACCTCGCCGTCCTTCAGGACCACGATGTAGCTGCCGTCGATCGCGTTCGGCGCCTCGGCGCCGAGGATCTCGCCGGCAGGCTCGGCCGCGGCACCGCCTGCCGCGGTCATGGCCGCGAGGGCGGTGGCCCCGGCGACGACGCTCCCGCATGCGATCCGCAGTCGGGACCGATGGTGTTCACGCATCAGGTACTCCGTTTCATCCGGCGCGGCCGTCCGCAGGGGTCAGGGATGAATCACTGACGGCCACGTGGGATCCCACTTTTGAGCGTCACCATCGGGTGAACAACCGAGGCTGCGATACGTACCACTACGTATCTTTTGCCCGGCCGTAACGCTTCGACCTGCGCAATGACTGTCGGATCGCGGGCAGCCCACTTAGACTCGTTTGATCATCCGGCCACACCGGTTCGGGTGAACCGCAGCGTTGCGAGCCTTGGGAGCGGCAATGACCTACGCCATCCGGGCGGACGAAAGCAGCACGGTTGCCCACGTTCCGGCACGCACCAGCTCTCCGGTGCTGGT
The sequence above is drawn from the Amycolatopsis aidingensis genome and encodes:
- a CDS encoding S8 family peptidase, coding for MREHHRSRLRIACGSVVAGATALAAMTAAGGAAAEPAGEILGAEAPNAIDGSYIVVLKDGEVSTQAVEATAERLAGKYQGALDRTYGTVLRGFSAKMSERDALRLAADPDVAYVEQNAYAYASGTQDNPEWGLDRLDQENLPGDDSYTYPDSAGSGVTAYVLDTGVRISHNEFGNRASNGYDFVDNDPVANDCNGHGTHVAGTIGGSTYGVAKQVDIVGVRVLGCDGRGSYAGIIDALDWVADNASGPSIGNMSLGGGASSSVDNAVRGVIDAGVQMAVAAGNSGEDACNSSPARTEEAITVGASNQDDERSTWPEIPGAESNYGSCLDIFAPGSDIKSAWYTGDSATNTINGTSMATPHVAGAAALHLAENPSASPQQVRDALVDNALSGVLSDVGFGSPNELLNISYLNDGGGDPDPTCDGGTNGDDVSIPDNGDAVTSTLEVTGCEGNGTTGTQVAVAIKHTYVGDLRIDLIGPSGTAYNLKQPGWDSSDDVNETYRVDTSSETKNGTWQLRVQDTYSYDTGHIDSFGIQF